The Musa acuminata AAA Group cultivar baxijiao chromosome BXJ2-2, Cavendish_Baxijiao_AAA, whole genome shotgun sequence genome contains the following window.
ttttttttttatgaaatgctTGAGATTTGTGAAAGACTGGAACAAGAACAGATATGCCAGCTTCAAATTCAAATGCCTTTCTAATTGCAACTTCTTTTTTATTCCAGCCTAGGAGTTAAATGCAAGTTACTGTCTCTCTAAAGGATTATTCCAATATCTAAATATAATATACCAAAACccaattttttattttacttaaaaaaaattcatactaAGGGATCAACACAAAATATCATTCAAAAAATTATTAGTAACTCATTCCAACATTAATTGGCATGTACTTATAAGCTCATTTACCAAACAAAATATACAAACCAAGGGGCCTaaatttactaataaaaatataaaaatccttACCACCcttttttcttaatatttaaaataattcaaatgaaatttaataTTTGTGTGTAAATTATATGGAAGGAGGAATCTTTAAATGAACACCGCATGCGACGCACTGTCCGACTTGGTGTTCGTTTGCGGTCGCAAATTCTTACTCCTCTGGCGGCGGCGGGGCAACGGAGAGGGCGAGGGATAAGAGAGAGGCTTACGGCAGCAGCCATGAAGCGAAGGGGGAAGGGCGAGAGGCCCAAATCTGATGCGTTCCCCGCTTCCCTCTCCAAGCGTCTTCGACGGCCGCCTCCGACCGAAGCGGCTGAGGGAGAGCCCGCCGAGGCAACTGCCGCCGCCTCGCCCTCCGTCGTCCTGGTCACCGGCCTCCCCGCTGACTGCACCGTGCTGGAACTGAAGTCCCGCCTGGAGATGTACGGCCCCATCTCCCGCACCCGCATCGACGTCGACGGCCGCGGCTTCGTCACCTTCCGCTCCGACCACGCCGCTGAGGCCGCCATCTCTGCCTCCCTCGACCCGGCCTTCGGTGTCACCGTCCGATCCAAAAAGGTGCTTCCTTTTACTCGTTTTTACTTTCCCCTGCAGAGATTGCTTGTTAAATTTGGTGGCTTTAGCTCTTCCAACTTCCACGGTAACGATGTTGAGGTCTCATTCTCAAGTCAAGGCTGGTGCTCATTTCTGATAGTCCTTCTTCCTTCTAATGGTTGATGCCTTGCAAATTGCTGATACTCTGTTTGTACTATCATATCCTTCAAAGAATTCATTAACGGAAACTTAAGCTTATCGCTGGTTCCCATGGTCAAAGATGAAAAGAATTGTCAGTGCCAAGGGAAGGATAGATCTAATTTTGTGCTGGATGTGGATATCTGGCTAATTGGATATTAGGGTGTGGCTTAGGCGTACAGGTAGATTGCAGACTCTAGGATACAACTAGAGGACATCGTTTAGTAGCTATGATACCAGAGAGATGAAAGGCAGGATTGATCGATCTGCAATGTATGTTTATTGGGCTGCAAAGTGACACCAAGTCTCTTAGCCTAAGTGAGTGCTTTCTGGTTTACTGGCAGAAACAGAGCAGTAGTACTGAAGGGACAATGATCCGGAATTTAATTTCATATTACCAACTGTATTGATGAATATAATATGCAGAAAATTCTTGACCTACAGTGCTGTGATATCCAACAGTAGAAAATGATCAAGCAATTACGGAGAATTCTATTCACAGCCCCTTTATACTATGAAGCATTTTATCCCTTTTTACTATTGACaatctcttaaaaaatatatattattttattatttacagttTCAGTATTActgattttatcttttattttttccttcataATCCCTTTTTTCATCCTTGTTGCAAACGCCACTCCCTATTGCCGTCATCGCCAATGCCATTGCTGCGGACATCACTCGCCGCCCCCTTCGACGCCTCTTCGTTTGTTGCCGATGCCATCAACGCCCGCAATGATGACCCCTTGACACTTGCCGCACGTGTAGTTGGAGGGCTGCTGGCGAAAGTGGCAATTGTTGGTGGGCCTAGCTGTTTAGGTGGTCATTGGATCTTGACTCCCTTGACGCCCCCATGACGTTGGAGGCTTCTTTGAAAGAGGCTGTGAAGGAGACGGAGGAGAAGAGCAGGCGGTTGGTGCAATGGAGGTTCGCGGCGTTCACAGAGGAGAAAGTAAAGGAGCTACGGTTGCTGACATTGGAGGGAGTGTCAATAACGTCAATAGTGAGCGGGGAGGCGTCGGGTTGTCGGAGGGGGCAGCGAGTGATATCACCTCTAACTATACCTACGACGAGTGTCGAGGTGGCGTCGATGACATCGACACCGAGCAGAGAGGCGTTAGAGGTGGCGTCAACAGCGAGCGATGTCGGCGGTGACGACATCCGTAACAAGCAGATGAAATAATGGGTTGTGGGGAAGAAAACAAAATAGGATCAGTAATAGTGGGAtcgtaaatagtaaaataatattttattattttttaaggggtTGCCAATAATAAGGGAGTTGTCAATAGTAAGAAGGGGTAGTGAATAGCAAGCTTAAGCAATaaatcctaacagcagattttagtGGCAGCATGCCACTGCCAGTTCATGATATAACCATCTGTTGATATTTGTGATAGAGCAAAGCTTTGTTCTAGAGGATAAAAGAGAGAGCATAGAGGGAAAAGTTGAGAACACAGACAAACAGTGATTAATTAGAGAAAAGAGAAGAATAGGAATAGCAATCTAAATTTCCATTCTTCTAGTCATATTGCCCATTATTTAATCTTTTATGGAGATGACCAAGACATTTTCAAACCTACCTGGACTTCCAGGAAGATTAGAACCCTCTTTCTTTCTTGTCCTCGAAGGAAATGATACCTTGTCTAGTTATTCTAGCAGTGCCACTCGTGCTAAAATGCCATGTAGAGTGCGAGATATATTAACATCCAACTGCTACAAGCTTTACAGAATCTCAAGGTGGTATTGACTTATTACCCTATGCTAAAGCAATCTCTATCGTAAAAAAAAGAGGCTGAAATTGAGGGATTAATTGATGGCACCTAATTAGGATGCTATATAATCTGCAAAAGTTTTgtagaaaacaaaatcatttaCCGCTTGAGTCTATTTAAACACCATTTATTTGGCGAGCAATTTGATTTCTCTGGTACTCTATGATTAGTTTGCTAAAACCAGATGGATTGTTATGACTCTCATAGCAAGTTAGTAACTGTGATATTTCCTGCATTTTGTTCGATTAAGATGGGTTCATAAATGTTTTTGGTAGCTGAGATATTGGTGGCTGTAATTTCTTTTTGGTCCATTTGAATTattcttttaattattattacaTGATAGAACTGGAAGGTTTTCAAGAATATGATAAGTCTCATACCATTTGATATAATAAAGTatttagatagagagagagagggagcaatGCAGGGTTGTGATGGCAAAGTATATTATTCCTTTTAATTGCTATCTTCAGCATATTTCCTATGTGCTTTTCGTTAGTAGACTGAGTGGGTTCATGTTTAGATGAATCCCTATTCTTCATGCAATGAATTTGTTAGTTCAGGGAGGCATTTCTCCTCATCAAATTGGAGAAATCTTGACTGGATGATCATGTCCTATTGGTAGAAACTGTATGTCTAGGTTAAATGATATGCATTCTAGAGTTGGCCACTTGGCATTTACTTGTTTCTAACTTTTTTGTTAATGCATACGGAGATATAGATCTATCTTTGATATAAAAGAggggtaattacatattacccccgtAGTTACATAGGATTAGCATCCCGatccttatactttaaaaagtagtATTGAGATCTCTacacttacgaaagtgaaacatttaatctcaaTTCTCTTTATGTTATTAATTTCATTATGAATGGAAGGGGTAAAACAGtaatttcatataaattttttgGCATTAGCATGCATTTGGATACAAACTCGTACGGTCACCTTTCTTGTGTTTTTTTGGGTTTCTAATCACCGATTAACACTTAGGTGACGCCAATCCACCATATATTTATTTCCACAAAACAAGTCATTGTTAATTTTTATATGATATCATGGATGCTCTTTCTCTTTGTGTCTCTGCTCTTGCCGGCATTATTCTAGTTCTAGCGGATAAAGAACTTCTGGGCGTGGCTAGCGACCTGCATCGATGTTCTTGTCTTCACCACCCATCGTGAGATGTTCCTCTAATCCCTCTTCCCATACTTGGCCTAGGGGACGCCACGCTTCTGCTCCTCTCCCCGACCTCGGGCGGTCGGTTGCTAGCGGTGTCGTGCGTCGCTGTCGGACTCGTCATCACTTCCACTGCCGTCCACCTCGCCCCAGCAGTCTAGCACCTCAATCATCCCCCGCTCGATCATATTGCAATCCTCCACCAGGGCTTGGTAGCGCTCCCATGCCTCGGCGGAACTCCACCCTGCCAGTTGCGTCGCGATGGCGAACCACCGGTCCGAGGTGCCTTACGGGTACACCACTAGGGCTTGCTCGAAGAGCTTGTCCTCCTCCCGCGTCCACGACCTCGGTGCCGCCCCCacgaactgcttggagaacatggaCATTAGGTCGCCCTCGTCCATCCGTCTTACTCTTCTTTCGCAAGGAACGGGAGGGTTGGTGGCGTGATGTTTTTTACTCGACGCCGTCGTTGGTCTGCCATTTGCAACGCAACCGAAGGCGCGCGAGGGTGGTGTTCCAGAGGAGATCCAGGCGCTAGTCTCGCATGCCACCGACGTCGCCATTGGTCTGTCGTCCACAGCGCAACTGGAGGCTCGTGAGGGTGGCGTTCTAGAAGAGATCCAAGCGTCGGCCTTTCATGCCATCAGCATTGTTGGCCTCGTGCCTCACTGACGTTGCTGCCATCCGCAGAGAGGAAAACAAGAAAGtttatatgaaattatttttttacccctTCCATTCATGACGAAATTGACGATGTGAGGAGAATTtgggttaaatgtttcactttcgtaagtgtAGGGATTCCAATattactttttaaagtataggaaTCATGATGCTAATCATATGTAACTATAGGGGTAACCTGTAATTACCCCTATAAAAGATGTTACAATtcgtctaaagcattcatgagaCAAAACTAGCAGCATTAACACAATCAACACACTGTTAAATCTTTCTAGTCCTGATTCaccataatatattttcttttcctttgatttTTATGCCATGTTCCCTCTCTCATGAAAATGACTTTGCCAAACCCTCAAGTATTTGCTAGCGCCAGAATCTGGAATGGAGTTTAATTTACCTTTGCTGCCTTTATACGTTGGCTGCTTTTGGATTTCTTGCATGTCTCACAGACATTTTGATGCTTCCTCTGTACCTTCTTGTTGGGAAACAATGCAGGTACTGGTAGTTCGGGCGAGTGATCCGATACCAGCAAAGATGGGAGCAGGGATTTCTTCCACCTCGAGGCTTCTTCGTGCAGAAATACCCCTGAGCCGACATGGTCCAAGTAAAGAGAAGCTCGATGCAGGTGCGACTGCAGAGAGGAGCAAAAGCGGACCAGAGGTTTCCCATGATGGTCGGGAAATCATCGCTTACGATGATCTATTTTGACATCCACTTGGATTAACCGTGTGAGGTGCCATCTGAATGTTATGTTGTGATGTATCAAATGACTGGCCGTATGTTTGAGATTATTGGCCTATTTAATTTGGTCATCATCAATATCATCATGACCAGCACTATCACCAACATCACTTGGAACCTATTTTAAATGATCCTTTTGTGTTTGCAGATCATATGGGAATTGAGGTGAGGTTACTGACAAATAATGACAGATCATATCGAATGTCTTTTTTGTTCCACTCTATGAAAGCGTATCTTTTGTTTAATGAGGATGTATTTAGTGCTCAATTGTCATGCATGCCAGGCCTGATAATTCCTATCCATGACCTTGTGGAGATCTACAAATAATGTGTATCATCATAACTTGGACGTGGAACTCCATTTTGTATCATATGCGACCATGGCTGCTGGGAGCTGTAGGCATATTCTCATTTGCTGAATCAGTTGTATGTTGCTCGCCAAGGCTTCCTGATGCTTTCCGTGACTTGGGAGGTATTGCCTTAACACAAGTATACATTCATCAACGAACAAGTTCAATATCCAATGATTTGATACGGGATTAAACAACAAACCAACATCCAGAATTCTAACTTCATAGCATGGGAACTATTGCCCAACACCAGGAAACCCTAAATCCATTGGAGTATAAACAGATTTGCAGTTTATACTGCCTGAACAGAATGCAAGTTTACATCCACCTAATAAGGAATTAACATGAAATGATATGACACAGATATCTAATTCATAACTTGAGTCTAATGCCCAACTGTCAGAATCCCCAAGTCCATTGACAGATAAACTAATGCCACCTTAGAAGAAGTTTATATCCACTAAAGAAGGAAACAATTCAACATCAAATAACTTAGATACAGGATTCCAAATTCATAACATGGGTCTATTGCCCAGCAACTAAAACCCTATCTGGGGATGACAGATTGATCAGGTTTACCGACGCAACTATTCTGTAATTGGATTCGATCAGTTATGATCAGCAAGCAAACACTGGAATTGGGTTTGTGTACTTAAATTGTTGGTCAGGTTTGGATTCGAATTTGGTATCCTGCTTGTTCTCATTTCTAATGCAAGGTAAGATGGTGGCAGATCGAATTAATTTTAGTCCTGATCTATGAGATCCAATTAAACTAGGTTCGGACACCTTTTAATCGGGTTTGAGAGGATTTGGGTAAGAGAACAAGTATCCGATTTTGAGAATTCGTATCGTGGTAAGATTCACAATACCCAACCTGCTATTGTTTCTACCCAAATCAAATCAATTGGAATTCAAACAAACTTGGCTATTTAAACTGCAACCTAAGTCTACATCCATCAGAAAAAGCTTAGTATCCAATAATTTGATTCAGAATTCAATATTCATAAAATGGGTCTACTGCCCAACAACAGAAGCCTCAAGTCTATTATAAATTGAATAAACTCAATTTATAACACCATAGCAAAACATAAATTTACATCCACCAATGAAGAAAACATTTCACGCAAATGATTTCGACCGGTAGAACGATAAACTGGCATTTACTACTACACCATTTTCCACATCTAAACAAAAACCAAGTTCTGCATCCATCTAATCATCAAAGAAATGAAGCCAACTCCTAATGCCACTATGCAAAACATAAGAGAATGTATCATACCACATTCCACACAACAATGATGATATATTTTAGTCAACAATAACAATAGCAAATTGGAAAGGTCTTTGGCACTTGTGTCCATTTCATCTCAACATGAGATCGCAATATCAAACAAGCAACCACAAGGACTTGGAAAACAGGAAAGCAAATGATGGTGGCGGTAATACAGACAGATACACATGATTACCAGAGAAGCTTCCTTAGGTGTTGATCTGCTCTTGGATCCGCCTCTCGAGTTCGTCCTTCTTTGCGCCGACGATTCTGCCCACCTCCTGCCCGCCCTTCACCAGCACGAACGTCGGCATAGCCTGCACCTTCCACTGCTTCGACACCTCCTATACTTTAAATGTTGTTGTTAGATTTCGCGTCACGACAAACAAAATCCCCAAACCAAGAACAGCATCACCCCAATAATCGAGATGAAAGAAACAGGAGGAAGAAGCATCACCGGGATCTCATCGACGTCGATCTTGACGAACACCGCGTCGGAGTACTGGGCGGCCATCGCCTTGAACGCCGGCTCCACGAAGCGGCACGGCCCGCACCACGACGCCGAGAAGTCGATCACCATCTTCCAACAAATCCAAAAGGGAAAACAATCAAAGGGGAGATCGAGAGGTAAAACGAACCAATCCAATCCGATTAGGGTTTGCGGATCACGGAGATACCAGCTTGTTGGTTTGGGTGTGGGACTCCCAGTTCTGGGTCCATTCGCCGGTGGAGTGGATGGCGATGACGGCGGACACGCCGTCCTCAGCGGCGTAGGCGGCTTGGCTGGAGAAGAAACCACCCATTCCTCTTCTCcccctttcttccccttctctcggGAGGTCGTCGAAGGATGGCTTTTGTAAGGCTGCTAAAGCCTAATTAAAGtacatttcttttttatcttgatttttttctaaCTATGTTTAATTATTTC
Protein-coding sequences here:
- the LOC103975270 gene encoding uncharacterized protein At1g27050, translated to MRRTVRLGVRLRSQILTPLAAAGQRRGRGIRERLTAAAMKRRGKGERPKSDAFPASLSKRLRRPPPTEAAEGEPAEATAAASPSVVLVTGLPADCTVLELKSRLEMYGPISRTRIDVDGRGFVTFRSDHAAEAAISASLDPAFGVTVRSKKVLVVRASDPIPAKMGAGISSTSRLLRAEIPLSRHGPSKEKLDAGATAERSKSGPEVSHDGREIIAYDDLF
- the LOC103975269 gene encoding thioredoxin H2-2-like translates to MGGFFSSQAAYAAEDGVSAVIAIHSTGEWTQNWESHTQTNKLMVIDFSASWCGPCRFVEPAFKAMAAQYSDAVFVKIDVDEIPEVSKQWKVQAMPTFVLVKGGQEVGRIVGAKKDELERRIQEQINT